The following coding sequences lie in one Chelatococcus sp. YT9 genomic window:
- a CDS encoding recombinase family protein: MEVASLASPLVGYVCSDPDWSFPGFRQWQALRSFGVPTESIWSDDLSVTGASHPGLDDCLAHLRPNDTLVLYDLRAVAGSLDDLEQFLEGLATRNAELRLAADPAANIDFLQGNGLVTALLALVRLQRAINSGRTKQGLHAARANGKVGGRPRKLTDDELRHAVQRLRNEKMALAEICMQLGINRTTLYRRLGTRRDFF; the protein is encoded by the coding sequence ATGGAAGTCGCTTCGCTCGCGTCCCCTCTTGTTGGCTATGTCTGCTCAGACCCCGATTGGTCTTTCCCGGGCTTCAGACAATGGCAAGCGCTTCGATCCTTCGGCGTGCCGACGGAGAGCATTTGGAGCGATGACCTTAGCGTGACAGGGGCTTCCCACCCGGGCCTCGACGATTGCCTTGCTCATCTAAGGCCAAACGACACTCTGGTGCTGTACGACCTGCGCGCCGTGGCGGGGAGCTTGGATGACCTCGAGCAATTTCTTGAGGGGCTCGCGACGCGCAACGCTGAGCTCCGACTGGCTGCAGACCCAGCTGCCAACATCGATTTTCTCCAAGGGAACGGCTTGGTGACCGCCCTCCTCGCACTCGTGCGGCTTCAGCGTGCAATCAACTCCGGCCGGACAAAGCAGGGACTGCACGCCGCACGTGCCAACGGCAAGGTCGGAGGCCGGCCTAGAAAGCTCACCGACGATGAGCTGCGCCATGCCGTTCAGCGTCTCCGAAACGAAAAGATGGCGCTGGCTGAGATCTGCATGCAGCTTGGAATCAACCGTACCACTCTCTACAGACGACTCGGCACGCGACGAGATTTTTTCTGA
- a CDS encoding porin, whose amino-acid sequence MKLVKSLLLGSAAGFAAVAGAQAADLPMTKAAPVDYVRVCSVHGAGFFYIPGSDTCIKIGGRVRAEFQYQEPLNNGAGEGRYRDATGFRGRGQLDVDARTSSEWGTVRAFFRFQLTRDSGVYRATYAGPQNSVTNSNLDKAFIQFAGFTAGVAQSFFDFYAESLNWGTANGVLPGSDQGATQLLAYTATFGSGFSATISIEDRNQRAIAGGVATPRGYYNVYDSAGQRMPDVVGVLRVDQGWGSAQLSGVVRQLNSGLLDYNYGNFVGTSRVDNKYGYAVQAGVKINLPMLAAGDQLWLEAAYAEGALSYLGVTGSPQVGGLAGYLPVSDYVIPTYAAVANDPYATGGIKLTKGWNVLGAFLHYWTPSLRSTLWGSYTAVDYPGQVVAGGVYRDFKVFQAASALIWSPVKAMDIGVEVLYAKYDAKRNWATPVGLKGSEDQWQGRIRFQRDF is encoded by the coding sequence ATGAAGCTCGTTAAGAGCCTTCTACTCGGTAGCGCTGCAGGCTTCGCCGCGGTTGCCGGGGCTCAAGCCGCAGATCTTCCCATGACGAAGGCTGCGCCGGTTGACTATGTTCGCGTTTGCTCGGTCCACGGCGCGGGCTTCTTCTACATTCCCGGCAGCGACACCTGCATCAAGATCGGTGGTCGTGTTCGTGCCGAGTTCCAGTACCAGGAGCCGCTGAACAACGGCGCCGGCGAGGGTCGTTATCGTGACGCCACCGGCTTCCGTGGCCGTGGTCAGCTCGACGTCGATGCTCGCACGTCCTCCGAGTGGGGCACGGTCCGTGCGTTCTTCCGCTTCCAGCTGACGCGTGACTCCGGTGTGTACCGCGCAACCTATGCTGGTCCGCAGAACAGCGTCACGAACTCGAACTTGGATAAGGCCTTCATCCAGTTTGCGGGCTTCACGGCCGGTGTCGCGCAGTCGTTCTTCGACTTCTATGCTGAGTCGCTGAACTGGGGCACGGCCAACGGCGTTCTGCCTGGCTCCGACCAGGGCGCTACCCAGCTTCTCGCCTACACCGCGACCTTCGGTTCAGGCTTCTCGGCGACAATCTCGATCGAAGATCGCAACCAGCGTGCGATCGCCGGGGGCGTGGCCACTCCTCGTGGCTATTATAATGTCTATGACAGCGCTGGTCAGCGCATGCCCGACGTCGTCGGCGTACTGCGTGTTGATCAGGGTTGGGGTTCTGCCCAGTTGTCGGGTGTTGTTCGTCAGTTGAACTCAGGCCTTCTTGATTACAACTACGGCAATTTCGTCGGTACCAGCCGCGTTGACAACAAGTATGGCTACGCCGTTCAGGCCGGCGTGAAGATCAACCTGCCGATGCTCGCCGCTGGCGATCAGCTCTGGTTGGAGGCTGCTTATGCTGAAGGCGCGCTGAGCTACCTCGGCGTGACTGGTTCGCCCCAAGTTGGCGGACTTGCTGGTTACCTGCCGGTCTCTGACTATGTCATTCCGACCTACGCTGCGGTGGCCAATGATCCTTATGCCACCGGTGGCATCAAGCTGACCAAGGGTTGGAACGTCCTCGGTGCTTTCCTGCACTACTGGACTCCTAGCCTGCGTTCGACCCTCTGGGGCAGCTACACGGCGGTCGACTATCCAGGTCAGGTCGTCGCTGGCGGTGTCTATCGCGACTTCAAGGTCTTCCAGGCAGCTTCGGCTTTGATCTGGTCGCCGGTGAAGGCGATGGATATCGGTGTGGAAGTGCTCTACGCCAAGTATGATGCCAAGCGTAACTGGGCGACACCCGTTGGTCTGAAGGGCTCCGAAGATCAGTGGCAGGGTCGTATCCGCTTCCAGCGCGATTTCTGA